A portion of the Bufo gargarizans isolate SCDJY-AF-19 chromosome 7, ASM1485885v1, whole genome shotgun sequence genome contains these proteins:
- the RPS19BP1 gene encoding active regulator of SIRT1: MSAALLRKGLELLGSDSGGIKKRPGGNNQQAALSSHKIGMKKQRRRLKQQGKPQNQKASAKNRVIRSAVEEYKKQTAKDHLAQNLKYMLGTQAVANQVSCHKILTQHFGRKAKDQRVKKQKKVVEKSVFTDQDFEKFQKEYFGAR, from the exons ATGTCCGCGGCGCTGCTCAGGAAGGGGCTGGAGCTGCTGGGCTCCGATTCCGGCG GTATAAAGAAAAGACCAGGAGGCAACAATCAGCAAGCAGCATTAAGTAGCCACAAGATAGGAATGAAGAAACAGCGCAGGAGACTAAAGCAGCAAGGAAAGCCCCAAAACCAGAAAGCATCAGCCAAAAACAGAGTGATCAGATCGGCCGTGG AGGAGTACAAGAAGCAAACCGCGAAGGATCATCTCGCACAGAACCTCAAGTACATGCTTGGTACACAAGCTGTTGCAAATCAAGTCTCGTGCCACAAG ATTCTGACTCAGCACTTTGGACGGAAAGCAAAAGACCAGCGTGTCAAAAAGCAAAAGAAGGTGGTAGAAAAGTCTGTCTTTACAGATCAGGACTTCGAAAAGTTTCAGAAAGAGTATTTTGGAGCCAGATAG